The nucleotide window CCGCGCGGCAGGCCAGTTGCCGCCCCCTAGGAAAAAGCGTCGTGCTCGAAAGGCTGGTTCTTAACAAGTGATCTCCGACAAGGGTTCGTCCAACGCTAGCTATGATGCGGCCCATGCCGCACATGCCACCTCCCGCGGGATCGTCCGGCGCCCTCGTCGGCTTCGCTCGACCCCAGCGATGCGAGGCCTCGTATCTGAAACTCGCCTGCATCCCAGCGACTTCATCCTTCCGATGTTCGTCACCACCGAATCCGAGGCCATAGAAATCACCTCGATGCCCGGCGTGATGCGCCACTCCATGGATACACTCCTCAAAGCCATTGATGATGCCGCGTCGGTGGGCGTTCGCTGCATCGACCTGTTTGGCGTCCCCGCAGACGACACCAAAGACGCCCTAGGCAGCCAGGCCTGGGCCGAGGATGGCATCCTTAACCGTGCGATCGCAGCAGTGCGCCAGCGTTTCGGCGACGACGTCATCGTCATGACGGACACCTGCCTGGACGAATTCACCGACCACGGGCACTGCGGCGTACTAACCCAGGATCGATGGGGCCGCAGCGTCGTCGACAACGACGCCACCCTAGACCTCTACGTGAACATGGCACTGGCTCAAGCGCACGCCGGTGCCCACATGGTTAGCCCCTCAGGCATGATGGACGGCCAAATCGACGCCATCA belongs to Corynebacterium argentoratense DSM 44202 and includes:
- the hemB gene encoding porphobilinogen synthase is translated as MRGLVSETRLHPSDFILPMFVTTESEAIEITSMPGVMRHSMDTLLKAIDDAASVGVRCIDLFGVPADDTKDALGSQAWAEDGILNRAIAAVRQRFGDDVIVMTDTCLDEFTDHGHCGVLTQDRWGRSVVDNDATLDLYVNMALAQAHAGAHMVSPSGMMDGQIDAIREGLDDHGHTDVAIMAYSAKYASAFFGPFRDAVGSSLQGDRRTYQQDPGNARESLLEVELDVAEGADIVMVKPALPYLDVLRTVADTSPVPVAAYQVSGEYAMIKAASNNGWVDGDAVMMEALTSIKRAGADMILTYAAVDAARELRRQAGL